Within Takifugu flavidus isolate HTHZ2018 chromosome 12, ASM371156v2, whole genome shotgun sequence, the genomic segment ATGGAGGGACCGATTGACCTCACCTCCCGCAGCCAGATCCCCGAGGACAACAGCGTGGTGACAATACTCCTCTGGTCCCACCCGTTCGGACGCTACAGCAAATTCGGGGACTGCCTGGAGCGCTATCAGATTAGAGGGTGCAGGATCACCGATGACAGGCGTGCGTACGGAGAGGCAGATGCTGTGATCATCCACCACCGGGACATCATCACGGGCACCGCCCTTCCACAGGAACTCCGACCAGCTGCGCAAAAGTGGATTTGGATGAATTATGAATCCCCCACCCACTCACCGGGTTTGGAGCTTTTTGAGGGTATTTTTAATCTCACCCTGACCTACCGGAGGGGTTCCGATATATTCCTGCCGTACGGTTTTCTGATACCCAATACGCTCAGAAGCATCCCCTATAACTCTGATCAGTATCTGAGGACGCCTGCGCCCCATGAACTGATCCGACCGCGCCTCCTGGCCTGGGTCGTCAGCAACTGGAGTGAGTCCCACGCCCGGGTGGTCTTCTACAAGCAGCTCCAGCGGTTCCTCAGGGTGGATGTGTATGGGCGCGCTGGACAAGCGTTCTTTGGGGACGTGGTGGACCTGGTCCGCGACTACCAGTTCTACCTTGCGCTGGAAAACTCTCAGCACACCGACTACATAACAGAAAAGCTCTGGAGCTCCATCGAGGCCGGGGCAATTCCAGTGGTCCTGGGTCCATCCAGGGAGAACTACGAGCGCTTACTGCCCCCAGAGGCCTTCATCCACGTGGATGACTTTGCGACAGTGCGTGAGCTGGCGCAGTACCTGCTGAGGCTCTGGCACAGGCCGGACCTGCTCATGTCTCATCTCAGCTGGAGAGGAGGCTACCGGACACACCGGCCCACCTTCTGGACTGAGCACTACTGCAAGGCCTGCGAGGTGGTGAGGAGGACCAGAGGCAGAACTAATGTGGTCAAAGACTTGGCACACTGGTTTAAATCGTGAAATCAAATAAACGCataacattaaaataaaccacTGAATTTTTAGAAGTGATTGACTCCGCTCCTGTCATTTGAAGACATTTGAAACACGCTAAAATACCCTCATATAATCAACACGGTAACACGTTACAAGCTTCTGTGAAGTAAGGAAGGCGACCCTCAAAGTGCACCTGCACGTGATGTGGCCTTTGCTCTCTAAGGGTGTCTCACGCATGCCGGCATCACTGCCTGTTTGACCCTAAAGGTGTTGGATATCAGAACTAGTCCTAACACATCCTCCTGTGTTTATGTTTACTCAGCATGCCCATTTTCCTTACATTCTTACATTCCCTTGGGTCAAATACCGAGTAGATTCTTGGCTGAAGCGGAAAGAAACGTGTAGCATATTTTGAAAATAGCCTTTAGGAGAGGCTGCAGTGTGGAAAAGGTAAATTTACACCTCTGTGCAGGACACTGAAGCTGATGTCCAGCGCTAAAAAGGTCTTAGAATGGAAAAGTAATAGTAGTCGGCCCTGCAAGTCATGAATGTTGTTAAATCGGAGTTTTATCGGTCAAAGAGACGAAAATAGTAATTATGTCACCCCGTTTTCCCCTGCAAGATAAAATATCACCTTATGTCAAAGGCTGCCAAGTTTGCAGAGGGCTGGGGGAGTTGTTGCTTGGCAACGGGCTGAAATATTTGCTGTATCACTATAAGATATGGCACTCCAAGATGTAGGGGGTAACGTAGGAGAAGTGGAAGGTGATTTCTGATGAATGCCCCAAATCAAAGGCAGTTTAATGTGATTTAAGCCCGTTAACAAGCAGTTGCAGCTTATTACAAAGATCCTTCTCAGGCCTCGTCCAGACGCGCTCAACGGTGCCATTCATAACCTCCGTGGCTCCTGGCGAGAGACACAGTAATCTCATTTGTGCAGCAACAGATGTTTCTCTTAAAAACATCCGTCGACTGGGGAGCGAAAAATCTCCCGCTTCTTCTCTCAGGGGATCAGAGCGGCCGGTCTGGGTCTGTCACATTTGGACGGGTTCTTCTGGAGGCGGGTTGACTTACAGTAAGCTCGCCATGCTGCGAGACATAAACACTGGCCTTCTACGTCCCTTTCACACAGTCTGCgctgttttttcctttccacGAGGACGCTTTTATGTTGGCAGGGatggaagagaaaaggaaaatgcaTATGAAACAACAAAACCCCCAGACAAATAAGCAGCGCGGCGTTCCCATGGCAGTGCGGCGCAGTAATCTGACGGGTGGATTCCCATGGCTGTGTCTCGCTGCCCCATAGACCTCCATTTTGTCTCACTGATGGTTCCTGTGATTGCAATCATCCATCTTACTGTCAGAGGCAAAAAAAAGGGCAAGGAAGGGGAAATCACGCAcgccatctctctctctcccactccctcgtGTCCAACAAACAAGCCACCCCACTGTGTCGTGCCAACACACAGACCTCAGTCCCTccgcgttgtgtgtgtgtgtctgcatttgcgTGTGCTCATGCTTATATGATCTACAGAGAGAACATGCGTGGGTGTGCATCTTTGGCTGTCTGTGCCTGCCCATTATGCTGCATGATCAGTCACTGGAGTGTGCACGGGGGAGCGGCGGACACGTCTGATCCTGCAGCTGATCAAAAGCACCAGAGACTCGTTCCCTTGTGGCCTGTGCGAGGAGGCCTCATATCAACACGTCTCTGTTCAGtagacaggaaaaacaagagggGAGAAACaggcggcgggggagggggacggggagggatggggggtgCATCAGGAGGAACACAGAAACAGGCAGACGAAGTGTAGATGAAAGAGTGCACAAAGAGGCCAGTGTGGAACACATGACAAGGatacaaaaaatattttaaaaaaacacgaTTAGCTGCCTGTTCTGATGAGCTAATTGTCTGGCAGGAGTCAGCGCGGCGTCTCCTCGCCGATGTAGCGGCACGTGCAGTCGTGTGATCCTGACAGCTTTCACCACTGCGGATTAAACAGCGACGACAACAACACAGGATACAAAAGTGTTTGGTTGCGGGTTAATCAGATATGTGAAAACTCCCCCGCTGGATGTCGCTGGTAACTTTGACTGGAGGAACAGACCCAAAAAAAGAGGCACACCGCTCCGAATTCTTGCCTTTGGAATGAAATATTCCAAAATGGCTGCCTTTGTTGGTGCGACTTTACTGCTACGCGTCAATAATTAACCCTGACATCCTGCCGAGGGTAACGTCTGGCTGATACAACAAAGCATACCTGAGCGGTGTAATAAAGGACGGAAGAGCAACAAAACAGCTGCATTTTAAACGCCAGCCTACATCAGAAGACCCAACCCTCTGTGAGGTTTTACAGATAAAGACACACTCGACATTATGacacgtttgtttgttttttaatgaggaaaagccacagTGAAAATGAGCCTGGCTGCTCGGCAGGGTTTTGGATTGGAAGGGCTGTTACCGCCTGTTATCTCTCCGGTTAGCATATTAGCTTCGTGTGTTTTGTCAAGAATCCAAACACatgatttaaaagaaattggctgtttgttttaaaatagaCTGTTTAAGGCTCTAATCAAAGGTGGTGTGGTGAAAGCTAGTTTTCAGTGCCAACAAATCTCCCCCCACTCACTAAAAAACCATTTCAGCAGTTTCCTTGTGCTAAACGGAGCTGCTGGCTCCGGTGTTTAACGTTGTCATCAAACCCTGTGGACGTTCAAAGAGTCAATCCCCAACGCCGTTTCGACCGTCGGACAAATCGAGAAAACAAAAATGGGACCAGACACGCTGAAGCTTTATTCAGACACCCAAAAAGCATCGTCTCTCAGAGACTCATTACGTAACGATCATATTGGTTTGGAAAGATCTCAGGGGCGATTTGTGGAGA encodes:
- the LOC130535388 gene encoding 4-galactosyl-N-acetylglucosaminide 3-alpha-L-fucosyltransferase 9-like isoform X1 encodes the protein MFNFAADRLIVVNHPQLHLACPGLSTARTFITSPTFESLATLMGFSIHHCSWVRYRVRRTFPCFHPRQRYIFPSLAVLCVMGFVAMSLLDMEGPIDLTSRSQIPEDNSVVTILLWSHPFGRYSKFGDCLERYQIRGCRITDDRRAYGEADAVIIHHRDIITGTALPQELRPAAQKWIWMNYESPTHSPGLELFEGIFNLTLTYRRGSDIFLPYGFLIPNTLRSIPYNSDQYLRTPAPHELIRPRLLAWVVSNWSESHARVVFYKQLQRFLRVDVYGRAGQAFFGDVVDLVRDYQFYLALENSQHTDYITEKLWSSIEAGAIPVVLGPSRENYERLLPPEAFIHVDDFATVRELAQYLLRLWHRPDLLMSHLSWRGGYRTHRPTFWTEHYCKACEVVRRTRGRTNVVKDLAHWFKS
- the LOC130535388 gene encoding 4-galactosyl-N-acetylglucosaminide 3-alpha-L-fucosyltransferase 9-like isoform X2, translated to MIEAPKFTLHLACPGLSTARTFITSPTFESLATLMGFSIHHCSWVRYRVRRTFPCFHPRQRYIFPSLAVLCVMGFVAMSLLDMEGPIDLTSRSQIPEDNSVVTILLWSHPFGRYSKFGDCLERYQIRGCRITDDRRAYGEADAVIIHHRDIITGTALPQELRPAAQKWIWMNYESPTHSPGLELFEGIFNLTLTYRRGSDIFLPYGFLIPNTLRSIPYNSDQYLRTPAPHELIRPRLLAWVVSNWSESHARVVFYKQLQRFLRVDVYGRAGQAFFGDVVDLVRDYQFYLALENSQHTDYITEKLWSSIEAGAIPVVLGPSRENYERLLPPEAFIHVDDFATVRELAQYLLRLWHRPDLLMSHLSWRGGYRTHRPTFWTEHYCKACEVVRRTRGRTNVVKDLAHWFKS